In Myxococcus virescens, the genomic stretch CTCTCCCCGCCGTGTGGACACCGTGCGCTTCCACCTGCCCCCGCCCGAGGAGCCGGCGGAGGCGTGACAGCGGCACAGCGCCCGCCGTCCTAAGGACGCGCGGGCTGGGTGAAGCAAGTGAGGTCGGCGGACGACCCGAACCCGACGGCACTCCGCGCGGAGATGAAGAAGTAGAGGACCCTGCCGTCGTTGGGAATGTCCGTGAGGTGGTAGTTCAAGTCAGTGGTGTACCAGTCCGTGCTGTTCCCATTGACGACAGCGTTGATGCGGTACTCCGTCACGGGATGGCCGTAATCGAACTCCGGTGGCTCCCACGAAAAGGAGATCCACCCGTCGCCCCCCTGGCACATCGCATTGAGCGGCATGGAGGGGGCCCGCGTGGGCATGGCGGCGATGCGCTCCGAGACCCCGCCCCAGCCCGCCGCGTTCTCCGCCTCAACGGTGAAATGGTAGGTCGTGGCGTTCTCCAGTTCTTCCACGAGCGTGCCCGTCGCGGTGGTATCCACGGTGCGAATCACCTCGTCCCCCAGGTACACCGTCACCCGGTAGGAGGTGATGGGGCTGCCGCCCGTGTCCTCGACGCTCCAGGCCAAGCGAACCCGCTGACCACTGGGGAAGGCCGTGACGACAGGCACGCCGGGCGTCGTATAGGGCGTCGCCTCGATGGAGGCCTCGGGCCCCCGTGAATGCCCGTTGAAGGCAACGACGACGAATCTCACCGCCATCCCGTTGGTCATCGGGTGAAAGGTCTTCCCCAACTCGGTCGCGGGCACCCTCACCATCTCGCCTTCCTGCGCGCCGAAGTAGGGCGTGATGAAGTAACTGTCCAGCGGCATGCCCTTGTCATCCGCGGCATCCCAGCTCAGCGTCACACGTTGGTCGCCCTCGACGGCAACCAGGTTCCGCACCGCACCGGGCGTCACATGGGGGACCACGCGGTCGGAGCGCCCCGAAGCGGCACTGTTGCCACGGGCATTCCTGGCGACGACGCTGAAAGCATAGGCGGTTCCATTCGTCAGATCCGTGATGACGGCCCGGGGCTCGGACGCGGGCGCCGTCACCACGCGGACCTCCCCAGCGTCCGAGTGCACATGCACCGCATAGTCGAGGAGCGCGCT encodes the following:
- a CDS encoding fibronectin type III domain-containing protein — its product is MNGRIRLVAALCWGVMMGLGCGGSDERPPSQEPQGTVPQAPSLVIAVPGDGQVTVTWDVPSDGGSALLDYAVHVHSDAGEVRVVTAPASEPRAVITDLTNGTAYAFSVVARNARGNSAASGRSDRVVPHVTPGAVRNLVAVEGDQRVTLSWDAADDKGMPLDSYFITPYFGAQEGEMVRVPATELGKTFHPMTNGMAVRFVVVAFNGHSRGPEASIEATPYTTPGVPVVTAFPSGQRVRLAWSVEDTGGSPITSYRVTVYLGDEVIRTVDTTATGTLVEELENATTYHFTVEAENAAGWGGVSERIAAMPTRAPSMPLNAMCQGGDGWISFSWEPPEFDYGHPVTEYRINAVVNGNSTDWYTTDLNYHLTDIPNDGRVLYFFISARSAVGFGSSADLTCFTQPARP